The Candidatus Nitrosoglobus terrae genome segment AGCTCTAGCTTGTATAGCATCCTTTTTTTATTTTGTTAAATAATTTTAATTGATTTATTGAGAGGCCGCTATCTTAACAAGAGGCTGGTTTATAATCTCCTCGGAAAATCGTTTATTGTTTCGCGCTCGCACTAATTTCCAATAACCAAATAGGTTTGTGGAAGTAATATCAATAACTTCTAAGCTAGTTTCCTTTACAAAAGATTCTAAGCAAAGATCCGGATGGAATCCAAGAAATCTTGAAAGTGGCGTGAGTAAGCGCTCAACTGTAGCAAGTGCAGGGTTAACACTTTGAAAATGATTCAAAATAAAAAGCTCACCATTAGGTTTACATACACGTTTTAACTCATTAACTAGCCTCTCTGGATGAGGCACCACAGAAGCTACATAAGTAGCCGCTACTTTATCAAAGTAATTATCAGGAAAATCCATGCACTCGGCGTTCATTACCCGGAGCTCAATGACGTTATCTAGCCCTAAATTTTCCTTCCTAGCACGAGCCTGTTCAAGCATTTCTGGCGAGATATCAATTCCAATTATCTGCACATCACGAGGGTACAAGGGTAAAGATAAGCCTGTTCCAACACCAACTTCAAGGATTATCTCACCTGATCTGCAGTTTAATCGTTCAATACTTTCTTTACGCCCTCGCTGCATTACTGGCCCAAACCAAGTATCATAAAGACTCGCATAACGCTTATAAGCTTTTCTTACTGCGTCGATGTCTAGACGAGAATGCTGTTTCTTTTTACCCTCAAAAACCATATTATTTTGATTAATATTATTTTTAAGCTGTTCTAATTCGTTAGTTTTCTTGTTCACAGAGATCTATAACCTCTTTTATATTTTATTAGAAACTAATTTTCTCTAAATATAAACTATTGAATATTACGCTTATCCATCTTAATTATTTTTAATACTACAATTAATTAAAAATTATAATAAATTTCCCATGACTGACATCACAAATCAAGTATAGTTTATCTTAGCAATAAGATCTCAATTAAATTTTTACTATTAAGGGGGGATTGCTGGTTGGGGGTAATTGATTGATAGGAAGGGAGAGATTTCATAGATGAACTGGGATTGAATTAAGGAGTAGTGATTAGTTAGACATGGACAAAATAAAAAGCCCTCCTGATACTTGAACAGGAGGGCCAACAAATAACAAATGCCTGGCAGTGACCTACTTTCACATGGGTATCCCCACACTATCATCGGCGCTGAGTAGTTTCACTTCCAAGTTCGGAATGGGATTGGGTGGGACCTACTCGCTATGGCTACCAAGCAAAAACTGATATAAGAAATATTTCTAAAGCAACTATGCATATCTACCTAACTTGCTTGGGTGTTATATGGTCAAGACTCACGGGCTATTAGTACGGGTTAGCTTCACACATTACTGCGCTTCCACACCCCGCCTATCAACGTTGTCGTCTCCAACGACCCTTTAGGAACCTTATAGGCTCAGGGAGATCTCATCTTGAGGAGGGCTTCCCGCTTAGATGCTTTCAGCGGTTATCCCGTCCGGACATAGCTACCCGGCAATGCCACTGGCGTGACAACCGGAACACCAGAGGTCCGTCCACTCCGGTCCTCTCGTACTAGGAGCAGCCCCTCTCAAATCTCCAACGCCTACGGCAGATAGGGACCGAACTGTCTCACGACGTTCTAAACCCAGCTCGCGTACCACTTTAAATGGCGAACAGCCATACCCTTGGGACCGGCTACAGCCCCAGGATGTGATGAGCCGACATCGAGGTGCCAAACACCG includes the following:
- a CDS encoding class I SAM-dependent methyltransferase, which encodes MNKKTNELEQLKNNINQNNMVFEGKKKQHSRLDIDAVRKAYKRYASLYDTWFGPVMQRGRKESIERLNCRSGEIILEVGVGTGLSLPLYPRDVQIIGIDISPEMLEQARARKENLGLDNVIELRVMNAECMDFPDNYFDKVAATYVASVVPHPERLVNELKRVCKPNGELFILNHFQSVNPALATVERLLTPLSRFLGFHPDLCLESFVKETSLEVIDITSTNLFGYWKLVRARNNKRFSEEIINQPLVKIAASQ